The Candidatus Bathyarchaeia archaeon genome contains a region encoding:
- a CDS encoding CBS domain-containing protein, with translation MNDVMVTDVVTVESHVDVKRAVRVMNDFEIGCLIVVEAGRVIGILTERDVLKRVVDEGRKPEETTVGEVMSKPPITISPDADLETAIALMFKHKIKKLPVVENGKLVGLVTFTDLVRAQPALIQTIRRLMETHEIPKSLSKVIKYYIV, from the coding sequence GTGAATGACGTTATGGTGACAGACGTCGTCACCGTTGAGTCCCACGTCGACGTTAAAAGAGCTGTAAGAGTTATGAACGACTTTGAGATTGGCTGCTTAATCGTGGTTGAAGCAGGCCGCGTGATCGGCATCCTAACCGAAAGAGATGTGCTTAAGCGGGTTGTGGACGAGGGGAGGAAACCCGAAGAAACCACCGTAGGAGAAGTCATGTCTAAACCGCCAATAACCATAAGCCCGGATGCAGACCTCGAAACCGCCATAGCATTGATGTTCAAACATAAAATCAAGAAGCTTCCGGTGGTGGAGAACGGCAAACTCGTCGGGCTTGTCACGTTCACGGATCTTGTACGCGCCCAACCAGCCCTAATACAAACCATAAGGAGGCTTATGGAAACCCATGAGATACCCAAAAGCCTAAGCAAAGTCATAAAATACTACATTGTATAA
- a CDS encoding helix-turn-helix transcriptional regulator gives MKREFIERIVTSFLDVIVMAHFRDKSFSGYDVLTFVQKQHGLLLSPGTVYSRLYSMEREGLIKLVARRGKKRVYRLTDLGRLMVDVATSMDEIKAFIIKIFEQ, from the coding sequence ATGAAAAGAGAGTTCATTGAGCGGATAGTAACAAGTTTTTTAGATGTCATTGTAATGGCTCATTTTAGGGATAAATCTTTCAGCGGCTACGACGTTTTAACTTTTGTTCAGAAGCAGCATGGTCTGCTTTTGAGCCCGGGAACGGTTTATTCTAGGTTGTATTCTATGGAAAGGGAGGGTCTAATCAAGCTTGTTGCGAGGAGAGGGAAGAAAAGGGTTTATAGGCTTACAGATCTTGGAAGGCTGATGGTTGATGTTGCCACGTCGATGGATGAAATAAAGGCGTTCATAATAAAAATTTTTGAACAATGA
- a CDS encoding MFS transporter produces the protein MLKSSRTLMLALALSTLYSLGVGLLGPIYPIFVINRFSASVMDVGLLYALFCGVAALFKVVAGKLADTYGMERVFCAGVMMGALCSLGYVYVPNITGLYIIEFMFGISYALQRPSILALVADLGEKKKRGTILGMFESIYDITEAAAALLSTVIATKVGFETLFFICSGCQATTGIFVLKYKR, from the coding sequence ATGCTGAAGTCATCCCGCACGCTCATGCTAGCTCTAGCTTTGAGTACTCTATACTCTTTAGGAGTAGGCTTGCTAGGCCCCATATACCCCATATTCGTCATTAACCGATTTTCCGCATCCGTAATGGATGTAGGCCTCTTATACGCGCTCTTCTGCGGCGTAGCAGCCCTCTTCAAGGTTGTTGCCGGGAAGTTGGCGGACACTTATGGCATGGAACGCGTTTTCTGCGCCGGAGTCATGATGGGTGCTCTCTGCTCGTTGGGCTATGTTTACGTGCCAAACATAACAGGCCTATATATAATCGAATTCATGTTTGGCATATCCTACGCCCTGCAACGTCCATCCATACTGGCCTTGGTGGCGGATTTAGGCGAGAAAAAGAAGAGGGGCACCATTCTTGGAATGTTTGAATCCATATATGATATCACAGAGGCGGCTGCTGCCCTACTGTCCACGGTTATAGCCACAAAGGTGGGATTTGAGACCCTATTCTTCATCTGCTCCGGATGTCAAGCCACAACGGGCATATTTGTGTTGAAATACAAACGTTAA
- a CDS encoding universal stress protein, which yields MFKKILVPLDGSEHSMRALDIAIQIAKRFEGKITLIHVYSVSVRPVVVPEPATLAPGVPMMAPAEYSKVAEAVKAAGERILAEGVERARAQGVEAETILREGHTVQEIVKAAKEGEFNLIVMGARGLSRIKEIILGSVSDGVIRNAPCPVLVTK from the coding sequence TTGTTTAAGAAGATTCTTGTCCCCCTGGACGGCTCTGAGCATTCCATGAGGGCCTTGGACATCGCCATACAAATAGCCAAAAGGTTTGAGGGAAAAATAACCCTAATCCACGTCTACTCGGTCAGCGTGAGGCCTGTGGTTGTGCCTGAACCAGCAACTTTAGCTCCAGGCGTTCCAATGATGGCTCCCGCAGAATATTCCAAGGTTGCTGAAGCTGTGAAGGCGGCGGGGGAGAGAATCCTAGCTGAGGGGGTGGAAAGGGCTAGGGCGCAAGGCGTTGAAGCTGAAACCATACTGAGGGAGGGCCATACAGTTCAGGAAATAGTTAAAGCCGCCAAGGAGGGCGAATTCAACCTCATTGTTATGGGTGCAAGGGGCCTAAGCCGAATCAAGGAGATAATTCTGGGAAGCGTTAGCGACGGCGTTATCCGAAACGCCCCATGCCCCGTTTTAGTGACAAAGTAA
- a CDS encoding CxxC-x17-CxxC domain-containing protein, with protein sequence MSSREMHKAVCSDCGQECDVPFVPDPSRPVYCRECWMKRRNQRRRY encoded by the coding sequence ATGTCAAGTAGGGAAATGCATAAGGCAGTTTGCTCTGACTGTGGTCAGGAATGTGACGTTCCATTTGTTCCAGACCCCAGCAGGCCAGTTTACTGCCGAGAATGCTGGATGAAGAGAAGAAACCAGAGGAGAAGGTATTAG
- a CDS encoding flavodoxin domain-containing protein, which yields MGEDKVLIAYATKGGTSAEVAMRIADVLRRKYGFDVDVVNLKEKPSPDLSLYKHVVVGSGVRAQRVYKEAVNFLKNNDFEGKNVAIFILSLEAGSPKTYPKAVAKYIEALLGKCPRVKPVAAEAFGGRIKFLGFTVADAVNFGKVEAWAESLGEKFRGKT from the coding sequence ATGGGCGAGGATAAGGTCTTGATAGCTTATGCCACTAAGGGTGGGACTTCCGCTGAAGTTGCCATGCGAATTGCGGATGTTTTGCGGCGGAAGTATGGATTCGATGTTGACGTTGTTAACCTGAAAGAGAAGCCTTCACCAGACCTTTCGCTGTACAAGCATGTTGTCGTTGGAAGCGGTGTTAGAGCCCAGCGGGTCTACAAGGAAGCGGTGAACTTTCTAAAGAACAACGATTTTGAAGGGAAGAATGTCGCCATCTTCATTCTATCCTTGGAGGCTGGAAGCCCGAAAACCTATCCTAAGGCCGTGGCAAAGTACATAGAAGCGCTTTTGGGGAAGTGTCCCCGCGTAAAGCCTGTTGCAGCGGAAGCCTTTGGCGGGAGAATAAAGTTTTTAGGTTTCACGGTGGCTGACGCAGTCAATTTTGGCAAGGTTGAGGCTTGGGCGGAGAGCCTTGGAGAAAAGTTCCGCGGTAAAACTTAA
- a CDS encoding DUF6125 family protein: MGEYPPGSHEDRKKLAKMPTEKLLDYLFLQIRNLWRVDGLYFLEIEKMFGTKAAAQIDANVWESMAVLEAKSLQKMFGIGENPDIPAIMELLQLTSWALDQPFKTVEVSAGKAILSINRCRTQEARLRKGLAEFPCKTVRFGYLKTFVNTLNPKVEVNCLVCPPDPHPKDLWCMWEFKINSLKA; the protein is encoded by the coding sequence TTGGGAGAATATCCACCCGGAAGCCACGAAGACCGCAAGAAACTGGCTAAAATGCCCACGGAAAAACTTTTGGACTACCTTTTCCTCCAAATTAGGAATCTGTGGCGTGTCGACGGCTTATACTTCCTCGAAATAGAGAAAATGTTCGGGACGAAGGCAGCCGCCCAAATTGACGCCAATGTCTGGGAGAGCATGGCAGTCTTAGAGGCGAAAAGCCTCCAGAAGATGTTTGGAATCGGCGAAAACCCCGACATCCCCGCCATAATGGAGCTTCTGCAGCTGACAAGCTGGGCATTAGATCAGCCCTTCAAAACTGTGGAGGTGTCCGCTGGGAAGGCTATTTTGAGCATAAACCGATGCCGAACCCAAGAGGCTAGGCTTAGGAAGGGGCTCGCTGAGTTCCCATGCAAAACGGTTAGGTTTGGCTATCTGAAAACCTTTGTAAACACTTTAAACCCAAAGGTGGAGGTAAACTGCCTAGTCTGCCCGCCGGATCCCCATCCAAAAGACTTGTGGTGCATGTGGGAGTTCAAAATCAACAGTTTAAAGGCTTAA
- a CDS encoding undecaprenyl-diphosphate phosphatase — MLEQLVKTILLGVVQGLTEWLPISSTGHLKVCERLLGLSVPLLFDVALHVGTLLVVLAFFRRDVKAVLGAVASLNFKTGHGRLIPLIIVGTVPTAVIGWLLSELCGYVFQNLSIIALAFIICGFILYLARTEGGGSGTIRFREALLIGVAQGFAVVPGLSRSGLTISIALLLGIKREEAFRFSFLLSVPAVVSASALTLHREFNVLIASSLGFVDVAAGTMVALVVGYSALKLLWRVLAKGKFYLFAFYCWVFGALLLSAMFLGFF, encoded by the coding sequence GTGTTGGAGCAATTGGTTAAGACCATATTATTGGGTGTGGTTCAGGGCTTAACCGAGTGGCTTCCCATATCAAGCACCGGCCACCTTAAGGTCTGCGAGCGCCTCCTCGGATTAAGTGTTCCCCTTCTTTTTGATGTAGCTCTACATGTTGGCACTTTGCTTGTCGTCTTGGCCTTTTTTAGAAGGGATGTTAAAGCCGTCTTAGGGGCGGTTGCAAGCTTGAACTTTAAAACGGGGCATGGAAGGCTTATTCCATTAATAATTGTTGGGACAGTGCCAACGGCGGTTATTGGATGGCTTTTATCAGAGCTTTGTGGATATGTCTTCCAAAACCTTTCAATCATTGCCTTGGCGTTCATTATATGTGGCTTTATCCTTTATTTGGCGAGAACTGAAGGGGGCGGGTCTGGCACTATTCGTTTTAGGGAGGCTCTCTTAATAGGTGTTGCCCAAGGCTTCGCTGTTGTTCCGGGGCTTTCCAGAAGCGGATTAACTATTTCCATCGCCCTTTTGCTTGGGATTAAGCGGGAGGAGGCTTTCAGATTTTCCTTTCTTCTATCTGTCCCAGCGGTTGTCAGCGCCTCGGCTTTAACCCTACATAGGGAGTTTAATGTTCTCATAGCTTCTAGCCTCGGCTTTGTGGACGTTGCCGCTGGGACGATGGTAGCCTTGGTTGTTGGCTACTCAGCCCTAAAATTGTTGTGGAGGGTTTTGGCTAAAGGAAAATTTTACCTATTTGCCTTTTACTGCTGGGTCTTCGGCGCCCTTCTGCTTTCAGCCATGTTCTTAGGCTTTTTCTAG
- the cca gene encoding CCA tRNA nucleotidyltransferase: MPTQGKLEAVCKTVLERITPKPDERKKIEGLAKTLERKVAEAAEYFGVKAAVRLEGSVAKDTWLSGEPDIDIFMRLPPTVPRTALGEVALKVARKATEGARQVERFAEHPYLEALVDGVRVNIVPCYEAKRGEWLSATDRTPYHTDYVKARLTPQMRGEVRLLKKFMKGIGVYGAEIKVGGFSGYLCELLIIHYGSFLEVLRTFANLRQRMVVDTENHYEGRKDELPLLFNEPLVVVDPVDMGRNVASAVQRQKLYTFVAAARAFLENPSLKFFYPPETKPLTVGELKEALQKRGSTLVFIIFGRVEAVPDVLWGQLYRSQRSLAKLLETNDFVVLRHTVWSDEENLNAFIFELESHILPPVKRHLGPPLEKIEDCQKFLAKHSANPETVSGPYIEDDRWVVLIKRKQTDATTLLSEKLRDGGRSAGVAKEIAQALSRSFKIYKNAEIVEVYSRNSEFAKFLTEFLQGKPKWLEKA; this comes from the coding sequence ATGCCAACACAGGGCAAGCTGGAAGCCGTCTGCAAAACCGTTTTAGAGAGAATTACGCCCAAACCGGATGAACGCAAGAAAATAGAGGGGTTGGCGAAAACGTTAGAAAGGAAGGTTGCAGAAGCAGCGGAGTATTTCGGCGTGAAGGCGGCAGTGCGCCTAGAGGGCTCCGTGGCTAAGGACACGTGGCTCAGCGGGGAACCAGACATAGACATCTTCATGCGCTTACCCCCCACGGTGCCGCGCACTGCACTTGGCGAGGTTGCCCTAAAAGTTGCTAGGAAAGCCACGGAGGGCGCTAGGCAGGTAGAGAGGTTTGCCGAGCATCCCTACCTTGAAGCCCTTGTGGATGGTGTCCGCGTTAACATCGTGCCATGCTATGAGGCTAAACGTGGAGAATGGTTAAGCGCCACAGACCGCACACCTTATCACACGGACTATGTGAAGGCACGTCTAACCCCTCAAATGCGCGGGGAAGTACGTCTCCTAAAAAAGTTCATGAAGGGCATAGGCGTCTATGGTGCTGAGATCAAGGTTGGCGGGTTCAGCGGATACCTATGCGAGCTCCTCATCATCCACTATGGCTCTTTCCTAGAAGTTTTGAGGACATTCGCCAACCTCAGGCAGCGGATGGTGGTGGACACAGAAAACCACTACGAGGGTAGGAAGGACGAATTGCCACTTCTCTTCAACGAGCCTTTAGTGGTGGTTGACCCGGTGGATATGGGACGAAACGTTGCATCAGCCGTGCAGCGCCAAAAACTCTACACCTTCGTGGCGGCAGCCCGCGCGTTCCTTGAAAACCCAAGCCTAAAATTCTTTTATCCACCCGAAACAAAGCCGTTAACCGTTGGGGAGCTGAAAGAGGCCCTTCAAAAACGCGGTTCCACATTGGTTTTCATTATCTTCGGCAGAGTAGAGGCAGTTCCAGACGTCTTATGGGGGCAACTGTATAGGTCTCAGCGTTCACTAGCAAAACTTTTGGAGACAAACGATTTCGTAGTGCTTCGGCACACGGTTTGGAGCGACGAGGAAAACCTAAACGCCTTCATATTCGAGCTTGAAAGCCACATCCTCCCGCCGGTTAAGAGGCATCTTGGACCACCATTGGAGAAAATTGAGGACTGCCAAAAGTTTTTGGCTAAACATTCCGCCAACCCCGAAACCGTTTCTGGACCGTACATTGAAGACGATAGATGGGTTGTGCTTATCAAGCGAAAACAAACAGATGCCACCACGCTTCTAAGCGAAAAACTCAGAGATGGAGGGAGAAGCGCCGGCGTAGCCAAGGAAATAGCCCAAGCGTTGAGCAGGAGCTTCAAAATATACAAAAACGCGGAAATAGTTGAAGTCTACTCTAGAAACAGCGAATTTGCCAAATTCTTAACGGAGTTTCTCCAGGGAAAGCCTAAATGGCTAGAAAAAGCCTAA